Genomic window (Zingiber officinale cultivar Zhangliang chromosome 2B, Zo_v1.1, whole genome shotgun sequence):
CAACAGAAAGAGTCAAATCCTCATTCCAAACAGGATTAATATTATGTTTTATCACCCGAGTCTTCAGTTTCTGCAATTGTCATAAATCAACGATGTAAGAATAGTCTGCTGAGTATCCACTAATGAATATGTATGCATCTATAGTATATATAAGTTATGGATCCATCAGGACCATCAATTTCGCAAACAACAACCATGAAGTAGAATTTGATATCAGTCGGCTCAAACTTAAGTTTGGGAGACATTAAAACTAGTATAATTAAGTCTAATTAACCTTATATAGTCGAGAGCTGATGAAGGTTATGCCATAGTTTTTTTAATAATGAATAGCTAATCGCTATACAATGCCAAATAATATTTTCAGAAGTTTCAAGCCTCGCAAGGAAAGTGCACCTTGTTAGCTATGTAACTTGCAAAGTTCTATAGACATAGGACTCATTGTCCAGCTTCTAGTCACTCTCTTAGTACATTAACCAAGCAGAACTTTTTCACTATCAGGTGAGAATTTATACATGATCAATATCAGCAATACAGCAAACGAAGCATCAATAAACCTTTCTAGGATCAATACATACTAGCTATAGATGTTTACAGAACCTAAGTGCAATCTCAAACTTGTTAGCAAGTTATAGATCATGTTGCACAAGTGAGAATCCTAGAGAACCCAAACAAGAAAAGGACAAAAATCAATGAAGAAGACAAGATCGAAAAATACAACTTTTATTATGTTTTAAAGACCAAGGATCTGGGATTTACACACATATCATACTCCAAAGTTACTAGGTTCCTTAATTTCCAGGTCCTATGTCATATAGTGAGACTGATCTACGAAGTGCATTGTTTACAGTGAAGCAATCAAGATCCAAACTTCACCGAAATTCACAGAATGAAGTCAAAGACCTAATAGATGGAAAAATAAAGCTGTCGAAACTTTATTCCAGCCGTCAGATGTTGTCACACTAGAACACGGCGAATGATCTACGAAGCAGGGAGCAGATGGAGCTTGGAAAAAGCACAAGGGCTTTGGGCCATCTGCCTTGTAAAACATGCAGAATAGATCACTAAATCCCACGTCGATGCAAGACCGAGTTGACTATGCCCTAGATCTAGAACGGCAAGGACACCTTTCAGCTCCCAAACTTTAAAATTACCCCCAATTTCGAAGAAAAAATAAATGATGAAAAGCCCTTGCACAAGGAACTGTCTTCAggaaccttgcaaagaagaagaagaagaggatgatgaaCCTGTTTCTCCATCTTGAGGATGACATAAGGGTCGCTGCTCCGTAGGTCGCGGATGGCGAGGTTGACGCCTCGATTCACCCGCACTACGAGTAGGCCGAGCATTTGGCCAGCTCCGGCCGCACTGGAAGCTCCTCCGGTGACTCAGATCGCCACCGCCGGCCGTGGAATCTTCAAGCGGGAGAGCCGGAGACACGATCAGAGTATCAGAAATGGCAGTATGAGGCCGGCACGGACTCTGTCGTTATTTAATGAGGGCATTTTAATACTAAGGCCCCTCTTTTTTCTAAAATGGCCCAAAGTTTTAACATTTttggaaatatattttaatttcaaaataaatattatttccaAAATGATATTAAGTCAAATTATCGTCCTACaattaataaaattagaaaaatcattGATTtctatttaatgatttaattctATTTAAGACGGAAAAGCTTCAATTAATGTGGGCCCAAATTCCTTCGCTCGGCACGTGTCCGTTGACAACAAACACCATGTAAAATCCCGGCGGCGCCAACACCCCCGACGCCGGCGCCACCGCTTCCACCTGCCGGCCACAGTTGCCGCCCTCCTTGTCCGCCGTCTCCAGGAAGAGAGCCCTCTGGTTCATCGAGAATGAGTGCGTCGTGAACGCTGGCGCCATCATCGTCACCTTTACTTCTTCGATCGGCGTCGCCACCTCGTACTCCAACGTGAACCGCTCGCCGTAGCTGAGCCGGACGGGCGACGACGCCGGCGGAGTGATGCGAGGACGAAATTCCGCGTTCCCATCGCTCAAGTAGCCTGGCGAGAAGACGTCCAAGCTGAGCTCGGTGGGGAACTCGACGCCGTAGAAGCTGTAGTTCACGTGCGGGTTGCTCCCGCCGACGAGCACGCTGCCGTCGCGGAGGAGCACGGCGGAGGAGTGGTAGAGACGCGCCGTGGACGCTGCTCTCTGCTCCTCGAATCTCTCCCCGGCCGGCGACGCGGGGCGGTACACAGCGGGCGTCAGCACTGGACTCCGAGCGAGCTCCCACCCCGACGTGCCGGCCGCAGCGCCGTTAACTAGCAGAACATCGCCGGAGGGGAGCAGCACCATGTCGCCCATGACCCTTGGCCCCGGCATGGCCTCCATGGTCCACTCCGCCGCCTCGTCGGTGATCTTGATGCGCCCACACGTGTCCAGCGCCCGGCGAAATTTCCGCCTCATCTTGGCGTAGTGGTACGCTCCCAGCGGCGCTCCGCCGCACACGAGGACCTCCGCCTCCGTCGGCGTCGGCGCTAACGGCAGCAGAACCGACGAACCGGAGCTCGGGTAGTTCCTCGGCTCGCCGCCGGGAATGGGAGGGTACTTCCGGACTACTCTGTTCTTGACGTAGTCGAGGAGAACAGCGCGGTTGTTGGCGAAGACAAAGAGGTTTCCGTCGATGTTAAGATGCACAAAAGGGTAGAGGTTGTCCTCGACGGCGTCCTTGGTCTCGACTAGGAACCGGAAGTAAACGGCGGCGGAGTCGGACTTGCTTTGCTTGGGGAAAAACTCGTAGTTGAACTGGCGGCGGCCACCGACGACGATGGAGCGGCCGTCGGGGAGGACTTGGTTAGAGGCGTACCACCTCCGGACGGCGAGGACCTTGGGATGCTCCTCCCAGTCGCAGGTATAGTCGTCGCAGGGATGGAAGGAGCGGGCGGCGCGCTCGCCGCTATTGTACCCGCCGGTCTGGAGGAGGGCGCCGTTGGGGGCGAGCGAGCCGGAAGAGCACCAGGTGTTGGTGAGGACAGTGAGCGGGCGAAAGAAGTCGGCGGCGACGTCGTACTCGACGGAGTGGGCGGTGCAGTCGCGGCGGAGGGCCTTCCTATTGGAGCCGTCGAGGAAGCGGCAGCCGGGGAGGGAGAGGTTGGAGGGGCCTGAGTCGGTGCGGTCGAAGATGACGACGCGGTCGTTGGGCAGGAGCTGCATGTGCATGGCCGACACGCCGATGTTCGGTCGCAGAACCTTCCACTGCCCGCAGTCGCCGTCGCCGCTACCGCCACAACCGTCCGCCGGAGAAAGGAAAGGGAcaagcagaaagaagaagaaaccacAGCGGAGTGGGGTTGGACTCCTCATGCTCTCTTTCTAGTAAACAAATCGATCCCTGTTTTGCCCTGTTTCGCTGCCTTTTTATATTAAAGGAGGAGGCAGAGGAATCCAACGACAGGCCGTTTTCAATTTGAATTCGATGAATCGTTGaaattagaaatctaaatataaaatcattaaattatagaaatttaatttATTGCAGATTTTATTGCATGAATGGTAAAATACATTCAGCGATTCATGACCACAAAGGAAACCGAAAATATTGTCGATTTCCTTATTTAATTACATAATCACAAAAATATATGAGAGAAGAGATAGTGAATCGGAGAATTGAAACAGGATTTGTTCTATTTACCTTATGTTTGGGGGTGAGCGAAGATTCATTAACGGAAAGGTAGGTTCATTAACAGAAGGGAAATGAGGGAAATGGAGGTTGTTTGAGAGGGAaggaaggttcattaacgtaaTATGTGTTACCGTGTTTGGGAGAAAAGTGAGggtaatgaaggttaaatatataaagttacaAAATTATCCTCATTTTTATTAAAGACTTGAGCATTTAAAAATCCAATGCATCTTGCATACATTTATTGGTTAAGAATTATACATTCAAATAATTGTAGCTCATTTGTTAAAGTCGACATCGGCATCGCCGTTGGCATCAGTGTTGGCGTCGACGTCGAAGTCGGCGTCTACATCGGTGTCGGCGTCAGTATCGATGTCGAAGTCGGCGTCAGCGTCGGCGTCGAAGTCGACATTAAAGTCGGTGTCAGCATTGACGAAGTGTGAGCGTTGGATGGTGCTAGTCAGGTGATGTGAGTGTTTTTCGTCGTCATataaaaaatacctaaaataataatttttataattaataaaatagggataaaattagaatatatatttttttaattccctttacccttccttacaccccaaatcgAGATGTAAAAAATTCTTTCGTTTCATGGGTAAGAAAGATTAAAGTTTACCCTTCCTTACTTTTCTTTTCCGTAACTCATTTCTTTCCAAACAAGATTTTaaatttctcttccttttctttaccCTTCCCTCACTTCCTCCCAAACAGTGCGTTAGTAGATGATGAAGGAACACCGTGGTCGGTGGAAAGAACAGAGAATTGGTTTACTTTTAAAGATGAATACAAaatagagaagaagaggaagaattaTTTACCAACTAAGGTGATTCGTTTAGGGGTTGGTTAGTGTAGGCAAGTTCACCAAATGTAGCAAAAGTTTTGGAAATGCCGGGTGAGATTAGATTTGATAAACATGTTGTGGTGGTGAAATTATTTGAATGATTtcttatgattt
Coding sequences:
- the LOC122046146 gene encoding aldehyde oxidase GLOX-like codes for the protein MRSPTPLRCGFFFFLLVPFLSPADGCGGSGDGDCGQWKVLRPNIGVSAMHMQLLPNDRVVIFDRTDSGPSNLSLPGCRFLDGSNRKALRRDCTAHSVEYDVAADFFRPLTVLTNTWCSSGSLAPNGALLQTGGYNSGERAARSFHPCDDYTCDWEEHPKVLAVRRWYASNQVLPDGRSIVVGGRRQFNYEFFPKQSKSDSAAVYFRFLVETKDAVEDNLYPFVHLNIDGNLFVFANNRAVLLDYVKNRVVRKYPPIPGGEPRNYPSSGSSVLLPLAPTPTEAEVLVCGGAPLGAYHYAKMRRKFRRALDTCGRIKITDEAAEWTMEAMPGPRVMGDMVLLPSGDVLLVNGAAAGTSGWELARSPVLTPAVYRPASPAGERFEEQRAASTARLYHSSAVLLRDGSVLVGGSNPHVNYSFYGVEFPTELSLDVFSPGYLSDGNAEFRPRITPPASSPVRLSYGERFTLEYEVATPIEEVKVTMMAPAFTTHSFSMNQRALFLETADKEGGNCGRQVEAVAPASGVLAPPGFYMVFVVNGHVPSEGIWAHIN